One segment of Amycolatopsis alba DSM 44262 DNA contains the following:
- a CDS encoding BTAD domain-containing putative transcriptional regulator, producing MRFDLLGPFNVVHDGRPVVLRGATQRAVLAYLLLRHNEVIATSTLLQAIWADEIPATARKMVQNAVSGLRATLAQRTGATEQAMLLTHAPGYLLRVDSDQVDVSRFRRLATEGRTAQAGGDVERAVSAYRDALALWRGPVLADLTETGVVWPELVALEDQRIALHEDLFGLELDRGHHHEVLTDLRGMAEANPNRERLNAQLMTALYRCGRHVDALEVYRATRASLAEGLGLEPGKELRELERAILQHDETLLTRRPDPAPRPASEPVPAPVVEPLPFTPAPVIALPRTEPVESERKPVVAIGVALATPDDDPEEAVEVQARLRTVVEEEALAAGAYLPGESGPVVLALFGLPRTDDDDAVHATRTALRIHDRLTTAGIATQIGVDSGDVLVEFTAAGPGQVAGPVLDRCVRSALRAPEGRIRVSDAVREASEPAVVHEASEDSPGWWHAVSARQHPVAEPADPGGFVGRDHDLDLLSHLLGFVERGGRPHRVTMLGEPGIGKSRLLAEFAETLSGQPRIRVLDAGADVTEAFAVVPGLLPQTASRLRTEGGDSALRAAAGELTAYGPLVVLADDLHRAGPETQDAVDRLGESCAGLPVLIVASARPGLLEAEHGERCGTTVTLAPLSDDAVGKLLDKLLPGTARLIRGRQDLIARIGGNPRFAHAYAQGVHGRTAPFPGLGQAMTPPLVRRTLAAQLDNLPAAEKSLLKAASLTGDAFTAEDVAAVCGRDTVEIEGTLSRLASLSVLRREDDDAGYTFRRATLRELVYQRIPRATRTALLRRPAVRRVEALA from the coding sequence GATCCCCGCCACCGCGCGCAAGATGGTGCAGAACGCGGTTTCGGGGCTGCGCGCCACGCTGGCCCAGCGGACCGGCGCCACCGAGCAGGCCATGCTGCTCACCCACGCGCCCGGCTACCTGCTGCGGGTCGACAGCGACCAGGTCGACGTCTCCCGGTTCCGGCGGCTCGCCACCGAGGGCCGCACGGCGCAGGCGGGCGGCGACGTCGAGCGGGCCGTCTCGGCCTACCGCGACGCGCTCGCGCTGTGGCGTGGCCCGGTGCTCGCCGACCTCACCGAGACCGGCGTGGTGTGGCCCGAACTGGTCGCGCTGGAGGACCAGCGGATCGCCCTCCACGAGGATCTCTTCGGCCTGGAGCTGGACCGGGGACACCATCACGAGGTGCTCACCGACCTGCGCGGGATGGCGGAGGCCAACCCGAACCGCGAGCGGCTCAACGCCCAGCTGATGACCGCGCTCTACCGCTGCGGCCGTCACGTCGACGCCCTCGAGGTCTACCGCGCGACGCGGGCCAGCCTCGCCGAGGGCCTCGGCCTGGAGCCGGGCAAGGAGCTGCGCGAGCTGGAACGCGCGATCCTCCAGCACGACGAAACCCTGCTCACCCGGCGCCCGGATCCGGCACCGCGTCCCGCGTCCGAGCCGGTGCCCGCACCGGTGGTCGAACCGCTGCCGTTCACTCCCGCCCCGGTGATCGCACTGCCCCGCACGGAGCCCGTCGAGAGCGAGCGGAAGCCGGTCGTCGCGATCGGGGTCGCCCTGGCCACCCCGGACGACGACCCGGAAGAGGCCGTCGAGGTACAGGCGAGGCTGCGGACCGTCGTCGAGGAGGAGGCCCTCGCCGCGGGCGCGTACCTGCCGGGGGAATCGGGTCCGGTCGTGCTGGCCCTGTTCGGTCTCCCCCGCACCGATGACGACGACGCCGTCCACGCGACCAGGACCGCGCTGCGGATCCACGACCGGCTGACCACCGCCGGGATCGCCACCCAGATCGGCGTCGACAGCGGCGACGTCCTCGTCGAGTTCACCGCCGCCGGTCCCGGTCAGGTGGCGGGCCCCGTGCTGGACCGCTGTGTCCGTTCGGCGCTGCGCGCGCCCGAAGGCCGGATCCGGGTGTCGGACGCGGTCCGCGAGGCTTCCGAGCCCGCCGTGGTGCACGAGGCGTCGGAAGACTCGCCTGGCTGGTGGCACGCCGTTTCCGCACGCCAGCACCCGGTGGCGGAGCCCGCCGATCCCGGCGGCTTCGTCGGCCGGGACCACGACCTCGATCTGCTGAGCCACCTGCTCGGCTTCGTCGAACGCGGCGGCCGCCCGCATCGGGTGACGATGCTCGGCGAGCCCGGCATCGGCAAGTCGCGGCTCCTCGCAGAGTTCGCCGAAACCCTTTCCGGGCAACCCCGGATCAGGGTGCTGGACGCCGGCGCCGACGTCACCGAAGCGTTCGCCGTCGTGCCGGGGCTGCTCCCCCAGACCGCCTCGCGACTGCGTACCGAGGGCGGCGACTCGGCACTCCGGGCCGCCGCCGGCGAACTGACCGCCTACGGGCCGCTGGTGGTGCTGGCCGACGACCTGCATCGCGCCGGACCCGAGACCCAGGACGCGGTCGACCGGCTCGGGGAGTCCTGCGCGGGACTGCCGGTCCTGATCGTCGCGTCCGCCCGGCCCGGCCTGCTCGAAGCCGAACACGGCGAGCGCTGCGGCACGACGGTGACCCTCGCCCCGCTTTCCGACGACGCCGTCGGCAAACTGCTCGACAAGCTGCTGCCCGGCACCGCCCGGCTCATCCGCGGCAGGCAGGACCTGATCGCCAGGATCGGCGGGAACCCCCGGTTCGCGCACGCGTACGCCCAGGGGGTGCATGGCCGGACCGCCCCGTTTCCGGGACTGGGCCAGGCGATGACGCCCCCGCTGGTCCGCCGGACGCTCGCCGCGCAGCTCGACAACCTGCCCGCCGCCGAGAAATCCCTGCTGAAGGCGGCCAGTCTCACCGGTGACGCGTTCACCGCCGAGGACGTCGCCGCGGTCTGCGGCCGGGACACCGTCGAGATCGAGGGGACCCTGTCCCGGCTCGCGAGCCTCTCGGTGCTGCGCCGCGAAGACGACGACGCCGGCTACACGTTCCGCCGCGCGACGCTGCGGGAGCTGGTCTACCAGCGGATCCCGCGCGCGACCCGCACCGCGCTGCTCCGCCGCCCCGCCGTGCGCCGCGTCGAAGCCCTCGCCTGA